From a single Chiloscyllium punctatum isolate Juve2018m chromosome 29, sChiPun1.3, whole genome shotgun sequence genomic region:
- the h3f3c gene encoding H3 histone, family 3C — protein sequence MARTKQTARKSTGGKAPRKQLATKAARKSAPSTGGVKKPHRYRPGTVALREIRRYQKSTELLIRKLPFQRLVREIAQDFKTDLRFQSAAIGALQEASEAYLVGLFEDTNLCAIHAKRVTIMPKDIQLARRIRGERA from the exons ATGGCTCGTACTAAGCAGACAGCTCGTAAATCGACTGGAGGCAAGGCCCCACGCAAGCAACTTGCAACTAAGGCAGCCCGCAAGAGTGCGCCATCCACTGGTGGAGTGAAGAAACCCCATCGTTACAG ACCTGGTACTGTAGCTTTGCGTGAAATCAGGCGATATCAGAAGTCCACAGAGTTGCTGATTAGAAAGCTGCCTTTCCAGCGTCTTGTGCGCGAGATCGCACAGGACTTCAAAACTGATCTGAGGTTCCAGAGTGCTGCCATTGGGGCTCTGCAG GAGGCCAGTGAAGCATACCTGGTTGGTCTGTTTGAAGACACCAATCTGTGTGCTATCCATGCCAAACGTGTTACCATCATGCCGAAGGACATACAACTGGCACGCCGTATTCGAGGGGAACGTgcttaa